The proteins below are encoded in one region of Gambusia affinis linkage group LG07, SWU_Gaff_1.0, whole genome shotgun sequence:
- the pxk gene encoding PX domain-containing protein kinase-like protein isoform X3, giving the protein MSVLEKSPTPGRLLLDDTLPLMALIEASQNLQSHTEYIIRVQRGVSSDNSWQIIRRYSDFDILNSSLMVCGISLPLPPKKLIGNMDREFIAERQRGLQAYLDSITQHPLICTSLFVKKFLDPNNYSANYTEIALQQVSMFFRSDPKWEVLEPLKDMGWRIRKKYFLIKNKEQPKEHFLLSWVDLGPDKFLSDKDLQSALKLLSNPSTPYLSPLLFSSTSESSALLIRPFSERGSLRDQICKVKPRESHLKKYCNPKKSQSLELEQIQLFGRQILESLKLLHDSGLFFGHLHASNVMVDDGVCRLVDVENGILGVPSVLRPAFTQLRKINTTESIDVFCFGHLLYEMTYGRPPDSVPLDQFPSAPHAAVVSVLQSILSTDACKSGMPTVPALIQTPLFSDVKLKHSEKLQIKIPSRLKEALKSAKGSLEKRLHEEQRMLHQHRRLTRAQSHYGSEEEKKRRKILARKKCRQSTCENEEDVSVRNNNNSGSGASSPPTCPSSPAPPLATEHAPF; this is encoded by the exons ATGTCTGTCCTGGAGAAGTCCCCGACCCCCGGCAGGCTGTTGCTGGACGACACGTTGCCGCTGATGGCGTTGATCGAAGCCAGCCAGAACCTTCAGTCCCACACG GAGTACATCATCAGAGTCCAGAGGGGCGTGTCTTCAGACAACAGCTGGCAG ATTATTCGCCGCTACAGCGACTTCGACATCCTGAACAGCAGCCTGATG GTGTGTGGAATCAGTCTGCCGCTCCCTCCAAAGAAACTGATCGGAAACATGGACAGAGAGTTCATCGCAGAGAGGCAGAGGGGACTGCAGGCCTACCTGGACTCCATTACCCAGCATCCCCTGATCTGCACTTCTCTGTTTGTCAAGAAGTTCCTCGACCCCAACAACTACTCAGCCAACTACACAG AAATTGCTCTGCAGCAAGTCTCCATGTTCTTCAGGTCAGACCCAAAGTGGGAGGTCCTGGAGCCCCTCAAAGATATGG gaTGGAGAATAAGGAAGAAATATTTCCTGATCAAAAATAAGGAGCAGCCTAAAGAGCACTTCCTGCTGAGCTGG GTGGATCTGGGTCCTGATAAGTTCCTCTCAGACAAAGACCTGCAGTCGGCGCTGAAGCTGCTCTCCAACCCGTCT ACGCCGTATCTGAGTCCGCTGCTGTTCTCCAGCACCAGCGAGTCTTCAGCTCTGCTCATCCGGCCCTTCAGTGAAAGAGGCTCCCTGAGGGACCAGATCTGCAAG GTGAAACCCAGAGAGAGTCACCTGAAGAAGTACTGCAACCCCAAGAAGAGCCAGAGCCTGGAGCTGGAGCAGATCCAGCTGTTCGGCCGTCAGATTCTGGAG AGCCTGAAGCTTCTCCACGACAGCGGCCTGTTCTTCGGCCATCTGCACGCCTCCAACGTCATGGTGGACGACGGCGTGTGTCGGCTGGTGGATGTGGAGAACGGCATTCTGGGAGTTCCCTCTGTCCTGAGGCCGGCCTTCACGCAGCTGAGGAAGATCAAC ACCACAGAAAGCATCGACGTGTTCTGCTTCGGGCATTTACTCTACGAGATGACGTACGGCCGGCCGCCGGACAGCGTCCCGCTGGACCAGTTCCCGTCCGCCCCCCACGCCGCCGTGG TGTCGGTTCTGCAGTCCATCCTGTCCACAGACGCCTGCAAGAGCGGCATGCCGACGGTGCCGGCGCTCATCCAGACTCC GCTCTTCAGTGACGTCAAGCtcaaacactcagaaaaactaCAGATAAAG ATTCCCAGCCGCCTGAAGGAGGCGCTGAAGTCGGCAAAGGGAAGTTTGGAGAAGCGGCTGCATGAAGAGCAGAGGATG ctgcatcagCACCGGCGGCTGACCCGAGCTCAGTCTCACTACGGCTCcgaagaggagaagaagaggaggaagatccTGGCGAGAAAG AAATGCAGACAGTCGACGTGTGAGAACGAAGAGGACGTCTCTGTccgaaacaacaacaactctg GTTCAGGAGCCAGTTCACCTCCCACCTGTCCTTCTTCCCCCGCCCCTCCTCTCGCTACAG AGCATGCTCCGTTCTGA
- the pxk gene encoding PX domain-containing protein kinase-like protein isoform X2 — protein sequence MSVLEKSPTPGRLLLDDTLPLMALIEASQNLQSHTEYIIRVQRGVSSDNSWQIIRRYSDFDILNSSLMVCGISLPLPPKKLIGNMDREFIAERQRGLQAYLDSITQHPLICTSLFVKKFLDPNNYSANYTEIALQQVSMFFRSDPKWEVLEPLKDMGWRIRKKYFLIKNKEQPKEHFLLSWVDLGPDKFLSDKDLQSALKLLSNPSTPYLSPLLFSSTSESSALLIRPFSERGSLRDQICKVKPRESHLKKYCNPKKSQSLELEQIQLFGRQILESLKLLHDSGLFFGHLHASNVMVDDGVCRLVDVENGILGVPSVLRPAFTQLRKINTTESIDVFCFGHLLYEMTYGRPPDSVPLDQFPSAPHAAVVSVLQSILSTDACKSGMPTVPALIQTPLFSDVKLKHSEKLQIKIPSRLKEALKSAKGSLEKRLHEEQRMLHQHRRLTRAQSHYGSEEEKKRRKILARKKCRQSTCENEEDVSVRNNNNSGSGASSPPTCPSSPAPPLATDVSRQVSSSEHAPF from the exons ATGTCTGTCCTGGAGAAGTCCCCGACCCCCGGCAGGCTGTTGCTGGACGACACGTTGCCGCTGATGGCGTTGATCGAAGCCAGCCAGAACCTTCAGTCCCACACG GAGTACATCATCAGAGTCCAGAGGGGCGTGTCTTCAGACAACAGCTGGCAG ATTATTCGCCGCTACAGCGACTTCGACATCCTGAACAGCAGCCTGATG GTGTGTGGAATCAGTCTGCCGCTCCCTCCAAAGAAACTGATCGGAAACATGGACAGAGAGTTCATCGCAGAGAGGCAGAGGGGACTGCAGGCCTACCTGGACTCCATTACCCAGCATCCCCTGATCTGCACTTCTCTGTTTGTCAAGAAGTTCCTCGACCCCAACAACTACTCAGCCAACTACACAG AAATTGCTCTGCAGCAAGTCTCCATGTTCTTCAGGTCAGACCCAAAGTGGGAGGTCCTGGAGCCCCTCAAAGATATGG gaTGGAGAATAAGGAAGAAATATTTCCTGATCAAAAATAAGGAGCAGCCTAAAGAGCACTTCCTGCTGAGCTGG GTGGATCTGGGTCCTGATAAGTTCCTCTCAGACAAAGACCTGCAGTCGGCGCTGAAGCTGCTCTCCAACCCGTCT ACGCCGTATCTGAGTCCGCTGCTGTTCTCCAGCACCAGCGAGTCTTCAGCTCTGCTCATCCGGCCCTTCAGTGAAAGAGGCTCCCTGAGGGACCAGATCTGCAAG GTGAAACCCAGAGAGAGTCACCTGAAGAAGTACTGCAACCCCAAGAAGAGCCAGAGCCTGGAGCTGGAGCAGATCCAGCTGTTCGGCCGTCAGATTCTGGAG AGCCTGAAGCTTCTCCACGACAGCGGCCTGTTCTTCGGCCATCTGCACGCCTCCAACGTCATGGTGGACGACGGCGTGTGTCGGCTGGTGGATGTGGAGAACGGCATTCTGGGAGTTCCCTCTGTCCTGAGGCCGGCCTTCACGCAGCTGAGGAAGATCAAC ACCACAGAAAGCATCGACGTGTTCTGCTTCGGGCATTTACTCTACGAGATGACGTACGGCCGGCCGCCGGACAGCGTCCCGCTGGACCAGTTCCCGTCCGCCCCCCACGCCGCCGTGG TGTCGGTTCTGCAGTCCATCCTGTCCACAGACGCCTGCAAGAGCGGCATGCCGACGGTGCCGGCGCTCATCCAGACTCC GCTCTTCAGTGACGTCAAGCtcaaacactcagaaaaactaCAGATAAAG ATTCCCAGCCGCCTGAAGGAGGCGCTGAAGTCGGCAAAGGGAAGTTTGGAGAAGCGGCTGCATGAAGAGCAGAGGATG ctgcatcagCACCGGCGGCTGACCCGAGCTCAGTCTCACTACGGCTCcgaagaggagaagaagaggaggaagatccTGGCGAGAAAG AAATGCAGACAGTCGACGTGTGAGAACGAAGAGGACGTCTCTGTccgaaacaacaacaactctg GTTCAGGAGCCAGTTCACCTCCCACCTGTCCTTCTTCCCCCGCCCCTCCTCTCGCTACAG ACGTCTCCAGGCAGGTGTCCTCCtctg AGCATGCTCCGTTCTGA